The following coding sequences lie in one Fibrobacter sp. UWH4 genomic window:
- a CDS encoding DNA polymerase III subunit beta codes for MALCIESDHLEKVQRILALHFEGMEVWAHGARVSGVDLTPETELELVVISEKPLSFEVMTAIEKAFVDSGLPFRVDVIDWAKLPESLQKQIKKEHEVVQSAAES; via the coding sequence ATGGCTTTATGCATTGAATCTGATCATTTGGAAAAGGTCCAGAGGATCCTCGCTCTCCATTTCGAAGGAATGGAAGTTTGGGCCCATGGCGCCCGTGTGTCGGGGGTGGACCTGACTCCTGAAACGGAACTGGAACTGGTGGTGATTTCCGAAAAGCCCCTTTCCTTCGAAGTGATGACGGCCATCGAGAAGGCCTTCGTCGATAGTGGACTTCCGTTCCGTGTCGATGTCATTGATTGGGCGAAACTGCCCGAGTCCCTCCAGAAGCAAATCAAGAAAGAACACGAGGTGGTTCAGTCCGCCGCGGAATCTTAA
- a CDS encoding GntR family transcriptional regulator: protein MTVDDFCRWIESSGFKDGARLPSVRKVASSSGASTFTVFQAYKRLVEQGRIYGEHGNGYFWGKKPEIVIEPGERETERLERLLLEDWKSRKISADSTLPSIKDLCSVYGTTLGSMSRTLEMLRNRGVLDRRGRGRYYFRNSRPESPSQKEILLVMRCNPNGDFNGLGERELTFMRLVYDEARRSGLRVRALGYFEKDGVFLDAAGNRVRLEDCSECFGAIVSTMLVFNVNRLFALLASTRFPVSVWWEHPLYDIPRALKKEKRYAFFNLAFGDFPGRAVGHFLKKKGMERIAFVSPYHMSMWSVDRLRGLKKVGLKVVEATDATHASPFDFMQESGAHEHFCRILFSLVANLPPVDAWVVVNDRVGVELLSMVNRGELARPPYMVSFDNSTDSYRFRLDSFEFSLAALAEQSVFHLVSPGVTLYKKDDFRELSGHVVEK, encoded by the coding sequence GTGACGGTCGACGATTTTTGCAGGTGGATTGAATCTTCCGGATTCAAGGATGGCGCAAGGCTTCCGTCGGTGCGCAAGGTGGCGTCGTCGTCGGGAGCCTCGACGTTTACCGTTTTCCAGGCGTACAAGAGGCTGGTGGAGCAGGGCAGGATTTACGGGGAACACGGCAACGGCTATTTCTGGGGAAAGAAGCCCGAGATCGTGATAGAGCCGGGCGAACGCGAGACCGAACGGCTGGAACGCCTGCTTCTAGAAGACTGGAAATCCCGCAAGATTTCGGCAGACAGCACGCTCCCCTCGATAAAGGACCTTTGCTCGGTTTACGGGACTACGCTGGGGTCCATGAGCCGTACCCTCGAAATGTTGCGCAATCGCGGCGTTCTTGACCGCAGGGGGCGCGGCCGCTACTACTTCAGGAACTCCAGGCCCGAATCGCCTAGCCAGAAGGAAATCCTCCTGGTGATGCGCTGCAACCCGAACGGGGACTTTAACGGTCTCGGCGAACGTGAACTCACGTTCATGCGCCTGGTGTACGACGAGGCGCGCCGCAGCGGCCTGAGGGTCCGGGCGCTGGGCTATTTCGAAAAGGACGGGGTTTTCCTGGATGCGGCCGGGAACCGTGTAAGGCTCGAGGACTGCAGCGAGTGTTTCGGCGCAATCGTCTCGACCATGCTGGTGTTCAATGTCAACCGGCTCTTCGCGTTGCTTGCGAGCACGCGGTTTCCGGTATCGGTGTGGTGGGAACATCCGCTCTACGACATTCCGCGGGCTTTAAAGAAGGAAAAGCGCTACGCATTCTTCAACCTGGCTTTCGGAGATTTCCCGGGCCGTGCCGTGGGGCATTTCCTGAAGAAGAAGGGGATGGAGCGTATCGCCTTTGTATCGCCTTACCACATGAGCATGTGGTCGGTGGATCGCCTGCGCGGGCTCAAGAAGGTGGGACTCAAGGTGGTCGAGGCGACAGACGCGACGCATGCGAGTCCGTTCGACTTTATGCAGGAATCCGGCGCGCACGAGCATTTTTGCCGAATACTGTTTTCGCTTGTCGCGAACCTGCCGCCTGTGGACGCGTGGGTGGTCGTGAACGACCGTGTGGGGGTGGAACTCCTTTCGATGGTGAACCGTGGCGAGCTTGCGCGGCCACCCTACATGGTGTCTTTCGACAATTCTACCGACAGCTACCGTTTCCGCCTGGATTCTTTCGAGTTCAGCCTTGCCGCCCTCGCGGAACAGTCCGTGTTCCACCTGGTGTCCCCGGGAGTTACTTTATACAAAAAAGACGATTTTAGGGAACTTTCGGGCCATGTAGTGGAAAAGTAG
- a CDS encoding glycoside hydrolase family 26 protein — MNKKLFLSMCVAPVAAMAFQVGAWVGGPGQYPQPTQENVQAFQDLQGSHVDLISYFALFDINDWNATEEYANVAKENGSTLVVTWMANGYGAQDLVDGMADSYIRDYAKGVKNYGEEIWLRPLHEANGDWYDWGVGKAGAGNTDANVAEAFRHIVNIFREENVTNVKWVWTTNASNAGKGSTLTGNYPGDEYVDYISIDGYNWGKCQSWSNWQTFSQVFKKSYDALAKIDKPLFIAEISSSELGGNKAEWITDMFEHFATDFSRVFAVMWFSQSKEANEGDWALNTSQAAVDAWKAGIAKMKAADPDSGNTAIKPTGRAAGNSFRLQDGKLYMQTDKALKASVVQFDYQGRILWQSAVQHFTPGEHAIDVPKANAQSIYKLSVKR, encoded by the coding sequence ATGAACAAGAAACTATTCCTCTCTATGTGTGTCGCTCCCGTAGCGGCAATGGCATTCCAGGTCGGCGCATGGGTCGGCGGCCCGGGACAGTACCCGCAGCCCACGCAGGAAAACGTGCAGGCTTTCCAGGACCTGCAGGGCTCGCACGTCGACCTCATCAGTTACTTCGCGCTCTTCGACATCAACGACTGGAACGCAACCGAAGAATACGCCAACGTGGCCAAGGAAAACGGTTCCACGCTGGTGGTCACCTGGATGGCGAACGGGTACGGCGCCCAGGACTTGGTCGACGGCATGGCCGACAGCTACATCCGCGACTACGCGAAGGGTGTCAAGAACTACGGCGAAGAAATCTGGCTCAGGCCGCTCCACGAAGCGAACGGTGACTGGTACGACTGGGGCGTGGGCAAGGCCGGCGCCGGCAACACCGACGCGAACGTCGCCGAGGCATTCCGCCATATCGTGAACATCTTCCGCGAAGAAAACGTCACCAACGTAAAGTGGGTGTGGACGACCAACGCCTCGAATGCAGGAAAAGGATCGACGCTCACTGGCAACTATCCCGGCGACGAATACGTCGACTACATCTCCATCGACGGTTACAACTGGGGCAAGTGCCAGAGCTGGTCCAACTGGCAGACCTTCTCGCAGGTATTCAAAAAATCGTACGATGCTCTCGCCAAGATCGACAAGCCGCTATTCATCGCCGAAATCTCCAGTTCCGAACTGGGCGGCAACAAGGCCGAATGGATTACCGACATGTTCGAGCATTTCGCCACTGACTTCTCCCGCGTATTCGCGGTGATGTGGTTCAGCCAGAGCAAAGAAGCCAACGAAGGCGACTGGGCGCTCAATACCTCGCAGGCCGCCGTTGACGCCTGGAAGGCCGGCATCGCCAAGATGAAAGCCGCAGACCCCGACAGCGGCAACACGGCTATCAAGCCTACCGGGAGAGCCGCCGGCAACTCCTTTCGCCTGCAAGACGGCAAACTCTACATGCAAACCGACAAAGCGCTAAAGGCAAGCGTCGTGCAGTTCGACTACCAGGGCCGCATCTTGTGGCAGAGCGCCGTGCAGCACTTTACCCCGGGCGAACACGCCATCGACGTACCCAAGGCAAACGCACAAAGCATTTACAAGTTATCCGTGAAGCGCTAA
- a CDS encoding glycosyl hydrolase produces MKRLLEFVCTQKGTSPIILIFRNENVKNVKWVWTTNVTNHGEGATLTGNYPGDEYVDYISIDGYNWGKSQSRSSWKSFAQFFDDAYKALASIDKPLFIAEISSSEKGGSKAEWIADMFEHFRTDYSRVFAVMWFSQSKDYEGDWALNTSQDAVNAWKTGIAKMRTKAKGS; encoded by the coding sequence TTGAAACGGCTCTTAGAATTTGTATGCACGCAAAAGGGAACATCACCAATAATTCTGATTTTCCGCAACGAAAACGTCAAGAACGTCAAATGGGTATGGACCACGAATGTCACGAACCACGGCGAAGGCGCCACGCTCACAGGCAACTATCCCGGTGACGAATACGTCGACTACATTTCCATCGACGGTTACAACTGGGGCAAGAGTCAAAGCAGGTCCAGCTGGAAATCCTTTGCGCAATTTTTCGATGACGCTTACAAGGCCCTCGCAAGCATCGACAAGCCTCTCTTCATTGCCGAAATTTCCAGCTCCGAAAAAGGAGGGAGCAAGGCCGAATGGATCGCCGACATGTTTGAGCATTTCCGCACCGACTACTCACGCGTATTCGCCGTAATGTGGTTCAGCCAAAGCAAGGACTACGAAGGCGACTGGGCGCTCAACACCTCGCAAGATGCCGTCAACGCGTGGAAGACGGGCATTGCGAAGATGAGAACAAAAGCTAAGGGATCCTAA